The Bdellovibrio sp. NC01 genome includes the window GCCGGGGCCTTCTTCGCCGATCACTAGTTGCAAGTTTTTAGGCCAATTGAATTTTGCGACATTTTCGCCCTTCATGTCCAAAGCCCAAAGGCCTTCATGAGAAGACACATACTCTGCAAATTTTCCGATTTTAAACATCGGAAGTTTCAGCATCGCTCCGGCTGACGCTTTGATTGCTTTGGGATGGTAGGGGGAAACGCTTTCTTCCGTCAGGATCAGTTTACTTACACCAAATGCTAAAGCTGAACGCGCCAGTGCCCCCAGATTGCCTGGATCACCCAATGGGCAAACAAGTTCTAAACCTTGAACTTTGTGATCATTCGGCAAGGCAGGCAGAGCTTTCGGCTCAAGAACCAACAAGTTGTAATGAGTTCCCACCACATCCAACTCATTAAACATCGCTTTCGGAAGTTTGAATACGGGGATGCGACCAAACTGTGCCACCGAAGACGTTGGCGTCAGCGAGCGCAAGTCTTCGTGAATGATTTCAGCTTTTACTTTGAAGTTGGGATTTGCCAAGAATTCTTCGATCAGCTTTTCACCCATCAAAATGAATTCATTGTGTTTTTTGATTCCGCGAGCAGACGATAGATCACTCCAACGACGAAAGTGTTCGTTACTTTTTGAAGTGATCTCTGTCATGACTATTTTCCTTTTTCGCGTTTATACAGCTTAAGATCGTAATAGCCATTTCCGCCTGCGGCAATACGCAATTTTGTGCCGTCTTTATCTTTGAAGATCATGATTTTTTGGCTGCGATTTTCATCGACCAAAATTTCACCGATCAAAGCATTTTGATCCGGAGCTAACCATCCATCCACTTTGTGATTGCGAATCGCATTCGATTGAATGTGGATAGCAGCAAGGCCGCGACCGTTGGCGTTCAATTCAATTTGTAAGAACCAGATCGTATTGTGCGAGTATGCAACCCATTCGCCTGGAAGGGTTTCAATATCTAACGGCGCAGTCGAAATGCTCAGAGGCCATGGCGGAGTAATGGGACCACCAGGATGCGCCAATGATCCGGCTGTGAAGAATAGGCTCAAGATGATTAAGAAGAAGTGTTTCATACTTTTTCCTCTCGTGTTTTCAATTGGATTTGAGTTTGCGCATTCAAATAGTAACCTTGACGGTCGCGTAGGATGTATTTTGGACTTTCCGAGTTCGGTTCCATCAATAGACGCAGTCTTTTAATAGAAACGTAGATCAAATTGTCGTGGATATCTGGATCATAAGCTTGCTTCCAGATATTTTCGATCAAGTCTTCTTTGCTGTAGCGAGTTCCCGGATTTTTTAAGAACAAGACGGCAAGTTCCAGCAAGATATGCTGATTGCGGAAATCGATGTAACCTTTTTCACGCTCTTTCAGAACATTTTGTTCTTCGTCTAAAACGAAGTCAAAATTGCTTTGGGTTTTAACCAGATTTTTCGCGCAGAAATCAGAAATCTGACGATACAAACGCGGGTGACGTTGAGCGCTGACAGCCTTCAACGCAAGCTCGGCGTAAAGCTGGAAAAGATCCTGACGTTTTTGCGCCAAAAGTACGCGAGAAATTTGCACAAGCACCGTTGGCAATGCGAATTGATGACCGTGATGTTGCGCTTTTTCATAAGCCTGCCATGCAAGATCATGAGCGCGATCCAGGTGCCCACGATCCATGGCGAAGAAGGAGCGATACATCAATGAGTTTATAGACAGATCGAAAAGGCCCAGCTCGGCAATTAAAATATCTAACTTATCAAGATACTCTATCGCTTTGCTGATATTGCGTTGAGGTTCCCAGCTGTACCAGAAAGCCCCCAAAGCGAGGGAGCGTGCGAAGTATTCAAGATTCTGTGTCGCTGCTGCCGTATCAATAGCTTCGTGCAATTTTACTGCGGTTTCCGCAGATTCCCCACGTAACATCGAATAGTGTGCAAGCAGGCATTTTACGACGGCGCTTAAGGGGCCTTGGGTGTCTTTGTCGAATTGTTGAAGGCAAGCTAGTTGCGATTCAAACTCAAACATGCTGTCGAGTTCAAAACCTGATTGCAGAAGTAAACGACACGCCTCTAGCCACTCGGGGAAATTCTTGCTTTCAAGGGTTTCTTTAGCGGCTTTGCGCGCAGAAATAGACGCCTCTTGGAAATGACCTTTTTGGTATTCCAATTGAGTGATTCGAATAAGAGGATTCTGCGTCTGTTTCATCAAGGGGGCTAGAGATAGCCCCGTGAGGTAGGTGAGTCAATTCTTAAAATAACTTACAAAAAACTTTTAATGAGCAGTTATTTGTACTGAGACCAGCGACGTTTTTCATCGCTAGAAAGTTCATCCATCAGAAGCTCTTCGCCTTCATCGTCTTCTGGTAATGGCATGTGTTTGATCTTTTCATACACGACCAAGCGGCGCTCGTGAGGAGTTTCCGGCAACGTGTAAGGAATATTATCGACCAGTTTGTAGTACTCGCCCCAAGTTTTTTTGGCCATTTCGATTTCAGGATCAACCCCAGGGCCTTTCATGAAATACACACGGCCACCAATGTTCAAGCAACTGATCACGTTACCTAAAGTATTGCCGATATCCTCGACCGCGCGAGTGATCACACCATTCACAGGATAAACGAAATGCTTATTGATATTGCGACCGATGATGTCCAAATTTTTAAGCTTCATTTCTTGGCGCACGTGTTTCAAAAACTCCACACGACGTTGCACGCCCTCGCCCAAAAGAATCTGTTCGTTCGGGAACATGATCTTAAGAGGAATGCCAGGAAATCCTGGGCCCGTTCCGACGTCGATCAATGGAAATTTCAAATCCGTGTATTTCAAGATGATGATGCTGTCGATGAAGTGCTTGATCGCGATATCACGAAGCTTCAACAGGCGAGTGAAATTCTCTTTTTCCTGATTCAGCATCAACAAACGGTAAAAATGCGCAAGATTTAGGCGTTGTTCGTGGCTCACCATATCGAAGCGGTGATTGCGGAAAACATCGGCAATACGATCGTTGGCTTCGTGCAACTCATAGATCGTTTCAGGTTTTTTATGACGTCCCTGATTGGAATTCGCCTGAGCCGGGGCTTTGCCGTCTTTTTGACGTGCTTCTTGGCGAGCCTTATAGGGACTGTAGTTTTTTGTGTTCTTGTGAGCCATGGACGGAGGAAGATAGGGTTCCAGGACCCAAAGTTCAAGCCTTTTTTGCACTGTGTGAAAAAGCTCAAGTCCTTGAAAAGCCTTTATTTTCAAGCCATTATGGACGCCTATGTCATTACTGAAACTAGATTCCATCAAAGACAGCGCCTTAGCAGCTTTTAAAGCGGCTCCGAGCTCTAAAGAACTTTACGATTTGAAAGTTCAATATCTTGGTAAAAACGGCTCCCTTACAGAAATCATGAAAGAGATGGCTTCATTGCCGAAAGAGGAAAAACCTCTGTTTGGTAAAAAGGTCAACGAAGTGAAGCAGCTTCTTGAAACTGCTTACACAGAGGCTGAAGAGCATCTTAAAAAGGGAGAGATCTCTGCGAAGATGGCAGCGGAAGAAATCGATCTGACGTTGCCGGGTTTGACTCGCAACAAAGGCACGCAACATCCGGTGAACATGGTTGTTGAAGAGATCTTCACGGTGATGTCGCGTCTTGGATATTCTGTTCGTACGGGTCCACTCATCGAGAAGGACTACTACAACTTTGAAGCGTTGAATATTCCAGCCGATCATCCGGCGCGTGACATGCAAGATACTTTCTTCATTGATAAGTCGCATGTTCTTCGTACGCACACATCACCAATTCAAATTCACTCTTTGGAAACTGAGGAGTTGCCACTTCGTGTGATCGGTACGGGGCCTGTGTTCCGTTGTGACTCGGATATTTCGCATTTGCCGAACTTCCACCAGATTGAAGCTTTGTGTGTCGATGAAAAAGTTTCGATGGCGGATTTGAAGGGAACCATCAGTTTCTTCGTGCGCGAATATTTTGGCCCAGGTTTGAAAACACGTTTCCGTCCAAGCTTCTTCCCATTTACAGAGCCTTCTGCGGAAGTGGATTGCTCATGCCCAATTTGTAAAGGCAAAGGCTGCAGTCTTTGTAAGCAATCGGGTTGGATTGAAATCGGCGGTTGCGGTCTTGTGAATCCGAAAGTGTTCCAAGCAGCGAAAATCGAATATCCAAAATATCAAGGTTTCGCATTCGGCTTCGGTGTTGAGCGTATGGCTATCATCAAGTACGGCATCGAAGACATTCGTTTATTCCCTGAAAATGACGTTCGTTTCTTAAGGCAGTTTGTAAAATGAAGATCAGTCTAAAATGGCTCCAAGATTATGTTGATGTGACAGAGTACTTCCAAAAGCCAGAAGTACTTGCGGAAGCATTGACTCGCGCAGGACTTGAGGTTGAAGAAATCACAAATCGTGCGAAAGATTTCAATCACGTCGTGATTGGTCACATTCTAGAAAAAGACAAACATCCAAACGCAGACAAACTTTCTCTTTGTCGTGTTTCAACGGGTGACGTTGTTCATCAAATCGTCTGTGGCGCGCAAAATCACAAAGCGGGTGACCGTGTGATCGTGGCCTTGCCAGGCGCGGTTTTGCCGGGCAATTTTGCGATCAAAAAATCAGCAGTTCGTGGCGTTGATTCAGCAGGGATGTTGTGCTCTTTGAAAGAGTTGGGTCTTGCTAAAGAATCTGACGGTATCGCGATTCTTCCTGCGGATGCCCCAGTGGGTATGTCTTATGCGCAGTACGGTGGTTATGACGATATCACTTTCGAATTGAAGGTGACTCCGAACCGTGCGGATTGCTTAAGCCACTTTGGTTTGGCTCGTGAAGTTGCGACTTTAACTGGTAAAGAGTTGAAAGCTCCTTCTTCTGAAGTGAAAACTTCTTCGCAATCAACAAAATCAGCGATCGCTCTTGATGTGAAGGCTTTTGATTTGTGTCCTCGTTATACAGGTCGCTACATCAAAGGCGTTAAAGTCGGTGCTTCGCCTGAATGGTTGAAGAAACGTATTGAAAGCGTTGGTTTGAATTCTATCAATAACATCGTCGACGTGACTAACTACGTGATGATGGAATTGGGTCAGCCTCTTCATGCTTTCGATGCTAATTTTATTGGTGGTAAAAAAATCATCGTGGATCGCGCGGTTGCTGGTGAATCATTCATCACTTTGGATGGCACTGAAATCAAATTGACTGGCGAAGAGCTTACGATTCGTGATGCTTCTCATCCAGTGTGTTTGGCGGGTGTTGTGGGTGGTAAAAACTCTGGCGTGACT containing:
- a CDS encoding RNA methyltransferase, which codes for MTEITSKSNEHFRRWSDLSSARGIKKHNEFILMGEKLIEEFLANPNFKVKAEIIHEDLRSLTPTSSVAQFGRIPVFKLPKAMFNELDVVGTHYNLLVLEPKALPALPNDHKVQGLELVCPLGDPGNLGALARSALAFGVSKLILTEESVSPYHPKAIKASAGAMLKLPMFKIGKFAEYVSSHEGLWALDMKGENVAKFNWPKNLQLVIGEEGPGFSGIKGLQRLSVPTHGVESLNATVAASIALFSYANSVKN
- a CDS encoding helix-turn-helix domain-containing protein, which translates into the protein MKQTQNPLIRITQLEYQKGHFQEASISARKAAKETLESKNFPEWLEACRLLLQSGFELDSMFEFESQLACLQQFDKDTQGPLSAVVKCLLAHYSMLRGESAETAVKLHEAIDTAAATQNLEYFARSLALGAFWYSWEPQRNISKAIEYLDKLDILIAELGLFDLSINSLMYRSFFAMDRGHLDRAHDLAWQAYEKAQHHGHQFALPTVLVQISRVLLAQKRQDLFQLYAELALKAVSAQRHPRLYRQISDFCAKNLVKTQSNFDFVLDEEQNVLKEREKGYIDFRNQHILLELAVLFLKNPGTRYSKEDLIENIWKQAYDPDIHDNLIYVSIKRLRLLMEPNSESPKYILRDRQGYYLNAQTQIQLKTREEKV
- the rsmG gene encoding 16S rRNA (guanine(527)-N(7))-methyltransferase RsmG; protein product: MAHKNTKNYSPYKARQEARQKDGKAPAQANSNQGRHKKPETIYELHEANDRIADVFRNHRFDMVSHEQRLNLAHFYRLLMLNQEKENFTRLLKLRDIAIKHFIDSIIILKYTDLKFPLIDVGTGPGFPGIPLKIMFPNEQILLGEGVQRRVEFLKHVRQEMKLKNLDIIGRNINKHFVYPVNGVITRAVEDIGNTLGNVISCLNIGGRVYFMKGPGVDPEIEMAKKTWGEYYKLVDNIPYTLPETPHERRLVVYEKIKHMPLPEDDEGEELLMDELSSDEKRRWSQYK
- the pheS gene encoding phenylalanine--tRNA ligase subunit alpha — translated: MSLLKLDSIKDSALAAFKAAPSSKELYDLKVQYLGKNGSLTEIMKEMASLPKEEKPLFGKKVNEVKQLLETAYTEAEEHLKKGEISAKMAAEEIDLTLPGLTRNKGTQHPVNMVVEEIFTVMSRLGYSVRTGPLIEKDYYNFEALNIPADHPARDMQDTFFIDKSHVLRTHTSPIQIHSLETEELPLRVIGTGPVFRCDSDISHLPNFHQIEALCVDEKVSMADLKGTISFFVREYFGPGLKTRFRPSFFPFTEPSAEVDCSCPICKGKGCSLCKQSGWIEIGGCGLVNPKVFQAAKIEYPKYQGFAFGFGVERMAIIKYGIEDIRLFPENDVRFLRQFVK